The following are encoded together in the Anopheles nili chromosome 3, idAnoNiliSN_F5_01, whole genome shotgun sequence genome:
- the LOC128727835 gene encoding annulin gives MSYLYEYVEKYLPVSWRRKRIRRPIIWSSPEYSPSAEVLTVKSVDLCIEENGKDHHTKRYELMSRDEYSGKIPKLVVRRGQPFRLRLICDRPYDRSRDALSLIFTVADEDQPTHGHATLVGIPVNQFPEQLGEPQEWGAAIETIHGDLLEILVKPAATAPVGQWKLDIDTKLLSDAFGRSYSLPQAFYVLFNPWCVDDQVYLDEKAHRHEYVMSDTTLIFRGSYNRLRPSVWKFGQFEQHILDCSLLLIAKIGKVSATHRGDPVRVCRAISAAVNSPDDDGALLGNWSGDFAGGTPPTKWVGSVEILQQFYKKQKPVKFAQCWVFAGVVSTVARAIGIPSRVVTNYSSAHDTQASLTVDYFVDKSGKIMEEMNADSIWNYHVWNEVWMQRPDLGISSDGDYGGWQAIDATPQETSDGMFRCGPASVLAVKLGEVLKPYDNNFLFAEVNADKVFWRYTGPHHPLKLLRKDVLGIGLFISTKAVGRWEREDITASYKFAEKSDEERATMLKALKQANSYFSRYYLNEEFNEVYFNFELRDDIKIGEPFSVILHIKNRSSENRHVVDGSLHVDTVLYTGKNRESVKVDRFSITLEPGTEEFVRLVVEFQEYYRKLRDQAAFNISCMATVQDTEFEFYAQDDFRVRKPDIKISLLGKPVSQAPVDVQVTLENPLPIALRKGIFHIEGSGIGKPVLFKHPEIAAGEKISNTFTMTPPYSGRLTIAAKFTSKELDDVDGFLAFLAHPRPEDIIMEAETNEIIARTDIID, from the exons ATTCACCGTCGGCTGAGGTGTTGACGGTGAAATCCGTCGATCTGTGTatcgaagaaaatggcaaGGATCACCACACCAAGCGGTATGAGCTGATGAGCCGTGACGAGTATAGTGGCAAGATACCGAAGCTTGTTGTACGGCGTGGACAGCCCTTTAGATTGCGATTGATTTGCGATCGACCCTACGATCGCAGCCGTGACGCGTTGAGTTTGATTTTCACGGTAGCTGACGAGGATCAGCCCACGCACGGACACGCAACGCTTGTTGGTATTCCGGTCAATCAATTCCCGGAGCAGTTGGGTGAACCGCAGGAATGGGGCGCAGCGATCGAGACGATCCATGGCGATCTGTTGGAGATCCTGGTGAAGCCAGCAGCCACAGCACCGGTTGGACAATGGAAACTGGACATCGACACGAAACTGCTGAGTGATGCCTTCGGAAGGAGCTATTCACTGCCTCAGGCGTTCTACGTTCTCTTCAATCCTTGGTGTGTGGACGATCAGGTGTACCTGGACG AAAAAGCTCATCGCCACGAGTACGTGATGAGTGACACGACGCTCATTTTCCGAGGATCATACAACCGCTTGCGTCCGTCGGTGTGGAAGTTCGGTCAGTTCGAGCAGCACATCCTCGACTGTTCGTTGCTGTTGATCGCGAAAATCGGCAAGGTCAGCGCAACACACCGAGGAGATCCGGTTCGGGTGTGCCGTGCCATTTCGGCAGCCGTAAACTCACCAGACGATGATGGTGCGCTGTTGGGCAACTGGAGCGGAGACTTTGCCGGTGGAACACCTCCAACAAAGTGGGTCGGATCGGTTGAGATTTTGCAGCAGTTTTACAAGAAGCAGAAACCCGTCAAGTTTGCCCAGTGCTGGGTGTTTGCTGGCGTTGTTTCCACGG TTGCTCGAGCCATCGGCATACCGTCGCGAGTGGTGACGAACTACTCCTCCGCACACGACACACAAGCCTCACTGACGGTGGACTACTTCGTCGATAAGAGCGGTAAGATCATGGAGGAGATGAACGCTGACTCTATCTGGAACTATCACGTGTGGAACGAAGTGTGGATGCAACGTCCCGACCTCGGTATCAGTTCCGATGGCGATTATGGTGGGTGGCAGGCGATCGATGCCACTCCTCAGGAGACATCAGATGGCATGTTCCGTTGTGGACCGGCCTCGGTACTCGCCGTGAAGCTGGGTGAGGTGCTAAAGCCATACGACAACAATTTCCTCTTCGCGGAGGTGAATGCTGATAAAGTGTTTTGGCGCTACACGGGCCCGCACCATCCGTTGAAGCTGCTTCGCAAGGATGTGTTGGGCATTGGGTTGTTCATTAGCACTAAAGCTGTTGGACGCTGGGAGCGTGAGGACATCACGGCGAGCTACAAGTTTGCCGAGAAATCGGACGAGGAACGCGCAACGATGCTGAAGGCACTGAAGCAAGCGAACAGCTACTTCAGTCGGTACTATCTGAACGAGGAGTTCAACGAAGTGTACTTTAACTTTGAATTGCGAGACGACATCAAAATTGGCGAACCATTCAGTGTG ATTCTACACATCAAAAATCGATCATCGGAAAATCGCCATGTAGTGGATGGTTCGCTGCATGTTGATACCGTGCTGTACACGGGCAAGAATCGGGAAAGCGTAAAGGTGGACAGATTCTCAATAACTCTCGAACCCGGAACGGAGGAATTCGTGCGATTGGTGGTAGAGTTCCAGGAGTACTACCGTAAGCTGCGTGATCAGGCCGCATTCAACATTTCGTGCATGGCCACAGTGCAGGACACGGAGTTTGAGTTTTACGCTCAAGATGACTTCCGCGTAAGGAAACCGGACATCAAGATATCCCTGCTGGGAAAGCCGGTATCTCAGGCACCAGTCGATGTGCAGGTTACGCTGGAGAACCCGCTGCCGATCGCTTTGCGAAAGGGAATTTTCCACATCGAAGGATCGGGCATTGGAAAGCCGGTGCTCTTTAAG CACCCAGAAATAGCGGCCGGAGAGAAGATTTCAAACACCTTCACCATGACACCGCCGTACTCGGGTCGGCTGACGATCGCCGCAAAGTTTACCTCCAAGGAGTTGGACGACGTTGACGGATTTCTAGCGTTTTTGGCTCACCCGCGACCCGAGGATATCATCATGGAGGCGGAAACCAACGAAATTATCGCCCGGACAGATATCATAGACTAG
- the LOC128725094 gene encoding lipase member H-like, producing the protein MFEHLIQLMCQFVFLREFLQLNCDIQQLKAVDPNYGVTWMFMPDDQGIPHIVDLTEPNETSSSDGRKNKIYEDVTFYYYRQATINSPSSFRFINDPATPLALNKSYDPALPTKFVIHGWKNSVVSPVSQNIKNGYLQREDMNVIVVDWGPLASDTLYFRAASSTRDVGRHVGALVDRMVVDRCTNLDDVHIIGHSLGAHTSGFAGQSVKNGKVARVTGLDPALPGFTDQQPDKLLDPSDAQFVDVMHTCAGMLGHDKNLGHVDFWPNGGRVNQPGCGGIDDFVGACSHGRSYEYYAESITRPNAFKAYPCPSSDEYRDVKCRSAAIPMGDATPTTARGNLYLETNPKPEYGKGF; encoded by the exons ATGTTCGAGCACCTTATCCAACTAATGTGTCAATTTGTATTCCTTCGGGAATTTCTGCAAT TGAATTGCGACATTCAGCAGCTAAAGGCGGTTGATCCGAATTACGGTGTTACGTGGATGTTTATGCCCGACGATCAGGGTATCCCGCATATTGTCGATCTTACGGAGCCAAACGAAACCTCCTCGTCTGATGGCAGAAAGAACAAGATCTACGAGGATGTCACGTTCTACTACTACCGACA AGCCACGATCAATTCTCCGAGTTCGTTTCGGTTTATCAACGATCCTGCTACTCCTTTAGCTCTGAATAAATCTTACGATCCTGCGCTGCCCACAAAGTTCGTCATACATGGCTGGAAGAACTCGGTTGTAAGTCCCGTGTCACAGAACATCAAGAATGGATACCTGCAACGGGAGGACATGAATGTGATCG TTGTCGACTGGGGACCGCTAGCATCGGATACCTTGTATTTTCGAGCAGCCTCTTCAACACGGGACGTTGGAAGACACGTCGGTGCACTTGTTGATCGCATGGTGGTGGATCGGTGTACAAACCTAGATGACGTGCATATCATTGGTCACAGTCTCGGAGCGCATACGTCCGGATTTGCGGGACAATCGGTCAAGAATGGTAAAGTAGCACGCGTCACCGGTCTCGATCCAGCTCTGCCCGGGTTCACGGATCAACAGCCAGACAAACTGCTCGATCCGAGTGATGCGCAGTTCGTCGACGTCATGCACACGTGCGCTGGAATGCTGGGACACGACAAGAACCTTGGCCACGTGGATTTTTGGCCTAATGGAGGGCGCGTCAATCAGCCAGGATGTGGAGGAATTGACGATTTTGTGGGAGCTTGCAGTCACGGCCGTTCGTACGAGTACTACGCGGAATCCATCACAAGACCAAATGCCTTCAAAGCGTATCCTTGTCCGAGCTCGGATGAGTATCGTGATGTCAAGTGCCGATCGGCTGCGATTCCGATGGGTGATGCCACGCCAACGACGGCCCGAGGTAATCTTTACCTCGAAACGAACCCAAAACCGGAGTATGGAAAAGGGTTCTAG
- the LOC128727840 gene encoding pancreatic lipase-related protein 2 translates to MSAESKRLVALPSCRSVPVSVKKGRSSFTIGNCVWVVDRPCPDNDIRFYLFTRSNPDDRQYIHIDENWEQSNLSSSYFNPSHPVKVIIHGYNADMFLTPLINMKGEYLSRANYNLFYVDWSDLAHGPCYPSAVHNTRHVGKCIGQLVQRIIDAGTDNIHLVGFSLGAQVTNYVSTTVRPFRLKRITGLDPAMPLFITAAVDDKLDPSDAEFVDVIHTNALVQGKIERCGHADFYINGGILQPGCWGSGQNPMACSHHRAPDYYSESIRSLTGFWGWSCQSYVYYLLGFCPQNNQQVVAGEDCPIGTEGMYLITTNPASPFAIGRWVGFSIPQKKDAVLNKHGLNRDPFISDIDQWGKLDSSFNNADHFPTPYSQDPNHSNDDNDEWPYFNHVGTNELTKEHIRKILEQDKSRYNGDRLQVPPSTLATSIPTIPTPSDNDIDDAFYLQDLRRRLQQKEASVMQRYAMPMFNAH, encoded by the exons GTTTGGTTGCTCTACCATCCTGCCGCTCAGTTCCCGTCTcggtgaaaaaaggaagaagcagTTTCACGATCGGAAATTGCGTTTGGGTCGTCGATCGTCCCTGTCCGGATAATGATattcggttttatttattcacacGCTCGAACCCAGATGATAGACAATATATTCATATCGATGAGAACTGGGAGCAGTCCAATCTCAGCTCTTCCTATTTCAACCCATCCCACCCGGTAAAGGTCATCATACATGGCTATAACGCCGACATGTTCCTGACTCCACTTATAAACATGAAAGGAG AGTATCTTTCCCGTGCCAACTACAACCTGTTCTACGTCGATTGGAGTGACCTTGCCCATGGTCCTTGCTATCCTTCGGCTGTACACAACACACGccacgttggaaaatgcattGGTCAGCTGGTCCAGCGGATCATCGACGCCGGCACGGATAACATACATCTGGTGGGGTTTTCTCTTGGCGCTCAGGTAACAAACTACGTATCCACAACGGTTCGGCCTTTCCGATTGAAGCGAATCACGGGGCTTGATCCTGCCATGCCGCTCTTCATTACGGCTGCTGTGGACGATAAACTCGATCCTTCCGATGCCGAATTCGTGGATGTAATCCATACCAACGCTTTGGTGCAAGGCAAGATCGAACGGTGTGGGCATGCTGATTTCTACATCAATGGAGGAATACTGCAGCCGGGTTGCTGGGGATCTGGACAAA ATCCTATGGCGTGCAGTCACCACCGTGCTCCAGATTACTACTCCGAGTCTATCCGCAGTCTAACAGGCTTTTGGGGCTGGAGCTGTCAAAGCTACGTTTACTATCTGTTGGGTTTCTGTCCGCAGAACAATCAACAGGTGGTTGCTGGTGAAGACTGCCCAATCGGTACGGAGGGAATGTACCTCATCACGACTAATCCTGCTTCACCGTTTGCGATTGGACGGTGGGTCGGCTTCAGCATTCCCCAGAAGAAGGATGCAGTTTTGAACAAGCACGGTCTCAACAGGGACCCCTTCATCAGCGATATCGACCAGTGGGGAAAGCTGGATAGTTCCTTCAACAACGCGGACCATTTCCCGACACCGTACTCTCAGGATCCAAACCATTCCAACGATGATAACGACGAATGGCCGTACTTTAATCATGTTGGAACCAACGAGCTCACCAAAGAGCACATAAGAAAAATCCTTGAGCAGGATAAGTCTCGTTACAATGGAGACCGACTGCAGGTGCCACCGAGCACGTTAGCCACCTCTATTCCAACGATACCGACACCGAGTGACAATGACATCGATGATGCCTTCTATCTGCAGGATTTGAGGCGACGATTGCAGCAGAAAGAAGCCAGCGTTATGCAACGCTACGCCATGCCGATGTTTAACGCACACTAG